Proteins found in one Longimicrobiaceae bacterium genomic segment:
- a CDS encoding HD-GYP domain-containing protein: MSETTPASASTDAQARPSGIATSDERGLQRRARELLFAMSAALRALQLYPLENQAVGNALAELDAVVGGLLDMEEEVSIRYVGDFFFINDLRLRIDLASYATFGAVGRALQRHGVGQFDVFRGAQRAEWTAFLSLLLGEPSGDDPFGVFAERLERSAVLHVAVSPARESELPPDDDDARRMAKRTYAQSVAVAREVMTGMRIGKGMSLRPVKRAVQSIVDQVLTNETSIVGLTTLRDYDEYTFTHCVNVCIFSVALGKKLGFDKHQLYELGLGALLHDVGKIKMPYEVVNKAGPLTAEEARQMQEHPTEGVLAMFGMRGFSELPLRAMLMAYEHHMKIDQTGYPRSVRPRATTLFSRIVAVADGFDAATTKRSYQSQPWPPDKVLREMRDNPGRGFDPLVVKAFISMTGIYPVGSVVILDSFELAVVVASNQRPDRLHQPVVKVIYDSMGIPVSPPRTLDLSETDAETGKPRRSIIKTTDPERYGINVGEYFV; encoded by the coding sequence GTGAGCGAGACGACTCCGGCATCGGCTTCGACGGACGCGCAGGCGCGGCCCTCCGGCATCGCCACGAGCGACGAGCGCGGGCTCCAGCGCCGCGCCCGCGAGCTGCTCTTCGCCATGTCCGCCGCGTTGCGTGCGCTCCAGCTCTATCCGCTGGAGAACCAGGCGGTGGGCAACGCGCTGGCCGAGCTGGACGCGGTGGTGGGCGGGCTGCTGGACATGGAGGAGGAGGTGTCGATCCGCTACGTGGGCGACTTCTTCTTCATCAACGACCTGCGCCTGCGCATCGACCTGGCTAGCTACGCCACGTTCGGCGCCGTGGGCCGCGCGCTCCAGCGCCACGGCGTGGGCCAGTTCGACGTCTTCCGCGGCGCGCAGCGGGCGGAGTGGACGGCGTTCCTCTCCCTGCTGCTGGGCGAGCCTTCGGGCGACGACCCGTTCGGCGTGTTCGCGGAGCGGCTGGAGCGCAGCGCCGTGCTCCACGTCGCCGTCTCGCCCGCGCGCGAGAGCGAGCTGCCGCCGGACGACGACGACGCGCGGCGGATGGCGAAGCGCACGTACGCGCAGTCCGTCGCCGTGGCGCGCGAGGTGATGACGGGCATGCGCATCGGCAAGGGGATGAGCCTGCGGCCGGTGAAGCGCGCGGTACAGTCCATCGTGGACCAGGTGCTCACCAACGAGACGTCCATCGTGGGCCTCACCACGCTGCGCGACTACGACGAGTACACGTTCACGCACTGCGTCAACGTCTGCATCTTCAGCGTGGCCCTGGGCAAGAAGCTGGGCTTCGACAAGCACCAGCTGTACGAGCTGGGCCTGGGCGCGCTGCTGCACGACGTGGGCAAGATCAAGATGCCGTACGAGGTGGTGAACAAGGCCGGCCCCCTCACCGCCGAGGAAGCCCGCCAGATGCAGGAGCACCCCACCGAGGGCGTGCTGGCGATGTTCGGCATGCGCGGCTTCTCGGAGCTGCCGCTGCGGGCGATGCTGATGGCGTACGAGCACCACATGAAGATCGACCAGACGGGCTACCCCCGCTCCGTCCGTCCCCGCGCCACCACGCTCTTCTCGCGCATCGTAGCGGTCGCCGACGGGTTCGACGCGGCGACGACGAAGCGCAGCTACCAGTCGCAGCCGTGGCCGCCGGACAAGGTGCTGCGGGAGATGCGCGACAACCCCGGCCGCGGCTTCGACCCGCTGGTGGTGAAGGCGTTCATCAGCATGACGGGCATCTACCCGGTGGGCAGCGTGGTCATCCTCGACAGCTTCGAGCTGGCGGTGGTGGTCGCGAGCAACCAGCGGCCCGACCGCCTGCACCAGCCGGTGGTGAAGGTGATCTACGACTCGATGGGCATCCCCGTGTCGCCCCCGCGCACGCTGGACCTGTCCGAGACCGACGCGGAGACGGGCAAGCCGCGCCGCTCCATCATCAAGACCACGGACCCCGAGCGGTACGGAATCAATGTCGGTGAATACTTCGTCTGA
- the trpA gene encoding tryptophan synthase subunit alpha: protein MNTSSDRAAGLAGVFAACAAAGRAALVPYVTAGHPGRDATPAVLRMLAEEGADVIELGVPFSDPLADGPTIQRSSYEAIEGGADLAWTLEALADFRREHDTPVVLFTYLNPILRHGLQAFLRDAEAAGAQGVLVTDLPVGSDATIERRFADSPLDLIRLVAPTTRPERVALIAAAARGFLYYVSRTGVTGTQQELASGLAREVAAVRAVSPVPVAVGFGISTPEQA, encoded by the coding sequence GTGAATACTTCGTCTGACCGCGCGGCCGGGCTGGCGGGCGTGTTCGCCGCCTGCGCCGCCGCGGGCCGCGCCGCGCTCGTCCCCTACGTCACCGCCGGCCACCCGGGCCGCGACGCCACGCCCGCCGTCCTGCGCATGCTGGCCGAGGAGGGCGCGGACGTGATCGAGCTGGGCGTGCCCTTCAGCGACCCGCTGGCGGACGGGCCCACGATCCAGCGCTCGTCGTACGAGGCCATCGAGGGCGGGGCCGACCTGGCGTGGACGCTGGAGGCGCTGGCGGACTTCCGGCGGGAGCACGACACGCCGGTGGTCCTCTTCACCTACCTCAATCCCATCCTCCGCCACGGCCTGCAGGCCTTCCTGCGCGACGCGGAGGCCGCGGGCGCGCAGGGCGTGCTGGTCACCGACCTCCCCGTGGGCTCGGACGCGACGATCGAGCGCAGGTTCGCGGACTCGCCGCTGGACCTGATCCGCCTGGTCGCGCCGACCACGCGGCCGGAGCGCGTGGCGCTGATCGCCGCGGCGGCGCGCGGGTTCCTCTACTACGTCTCCCGCACGGGCGTGACGGGCACGCAGCAGGAGTTGGCGTCCGGCCTGGCGCGCGAGGTCGCGGCGGTCCGAGCGGTCTCGCCCGTCCCGGTCGCCGTCGGCTTCGGCATCTCCACGCCGGAGCAGGC